The Salvelinus namaycush isolate Seneca chromosome 38, SaNama_1.0, whole genome shotgun sequence genome includes a window with the following:
- the LOC120032095 gene encoding fish-egg lectin-like, which translates to MRVTAAVLLVLCLLAVSHAWDCQKVVNIKNLMQIDAGLGQVVATDTSQVPYYLVGDTWIRLPGSLKHITVGPAGIWGVNKADSIYKYVAGNWVQAAGLLKQLDAGGEQFIVGANMDDTPFCLTRSATVGYKGPGSPLPWTGLPGAVKYYSCGPFGCWAVNKNDDIFLMSLNQDCQNNGWSHIDGKLSMIEVATDGSVFGVNSAGSVFTRDGITASKPEGTGWSNIPMSMRMGHVTYDLSRLWVVSKTAVTMVCTP; encoded by the exons ATGAGAGTCACTGCAGCCGTCCTACTGGTCCTCTGTCTCCTGGCCGTCAGTCATG CATGGGACTGTCAGAAGGTAGTAAACATCAAGAATCTGATGCAGATCGATGCAGGACTGGGGCAAGTGGTTGCTACGGACACAAGTCAAGTCCCCTACTACCTTGTAGGTGATACATGGATCCGCCTGCCTGGTTCCCTGAAGCATATCACTGTAGGACCAGCAGGGATCTGGGGTGTCAACAAGGCAGACTCAATCTACAAGTATGTGGCCGGTAACTGGGTGCAAGCTGCCG GCCTTCTGAAGCAGTTGGATGCTGGAGGTGAACAGTTTATTGTGGGGGCTAACATGGACGATACTCCATTCTGTCTGACACGTAGTGCCACAGTTGGCTACAAGGGTCCAGGCTCACCCCTTCCATGGACAGGATTGCCAGGAGCTGTGAAGTACTACAGTTGTGGACCCTTTGGGTGCTGGGCAGTCAACAAGAATGATGATATCTTCTTAATGAGT CTGAATCAAGACTGCCAAAACAACGGCTGGAGTCACATTGATGGCAAGCTTTCCATGATTGAGGTGGCAACTGATGGTAGTGTCTTTGGGGTCAACTCTGCGGGTAGTGTTTTTACCAG AGACGGCATCACAGCCAGTAAACCAGAGGGCACCGGATGGAGCAATATCCCAATGTCCATGCGCATGGGCCACGTGACCTACGACCTGAGCCGTCTTTGGGTCGTCTCCAAGACTGCGGTCACCATGGTGTGCACACCTTAG